TACATAGACTATATATTAATCTTCAGgtgtattttctaaaaataaatgaattgtTGAAACGAAGGCAAAAATGTTACgtatattatgttttatatacAGTATATATAAATGTCACACATGTgtcaataaaataacaaatagaataaaagaaaaagtaacaAGTGGTAATAATTTTGCACTGATGATAAGATAGATCAGTGTTTACACAAAATTGTATGCCATGCAACGGTTCGTTCTTGTAATTACGCATTACACGAGCAGGTAAATTAGAATGCTGACCTCGTTTGGTTAATTAACGTCGATTCAGATTCCCTGTTTACACCGTAACGCGATATAGTTCGGTCGATAACTTCAAGAAACAGTTGCGCAAACTTTTACGCAAACAGGGTCCTCTAACAAGTAACGCGTGATTAGATCGTGCTTGATTAAAATTCACCGATAATATCAAATGTGTCTATCTTCCTACTGCAAAAATAATAAAGTTCCTTCTGCATTTCCAACTATAAATGATAATCACATCTCGCCAAGTTATTGCAACATTATTGAAATCTATTTTACGtacaattatttcaaattacaaTTAATGATTCAATTGCCAGTCAATGCGTTCACGTGCTCGATTCGAGCAAGTTACAATTCTTGACCTTTTCGAGAGCGACGTATCACGATGCTTGAGTTTGTTCAGGAGGAACGACTCCACGTTCCTCGGTAGGTTTCTTCTCGCGTGTTTCGTACACCGATGTGACCTATGTCGCAAGGATTACGGTCTGAAGGTAGTTCGTAACCAGCTGGTAACCGTATTTCGACGAAATTTCCCGTTATTTCTTCGTAAAGTTATCTGGTTCTCCGATTATTAGTCAGTTGGTCATGAAtttagagatttatctactatCGTTCCCTTTTAGTGACGTTTCACTCGAGTATAtcttaaagataaataaatagataaatttatACAGTAATCGTAATCGACGAACGAATGAATTTTGACGAATTGCGATAAAACGCCAAAATGGATGAAAATAGGGTGCCAGATTTGTCGCTGAGAATTCAGCGAGCGATGTGAAAGTCTGGATCGGTTCTTTGAGAAGCCGCCAACGCCACAAAACACATTCTCGTCGATCAACCAACTACATCGTTCTTTTATTCTAATGGCGAAACTTTTTTCGGCGATCGCTTCTTTTCGCGTGAAATCGTGCGTGCAAAGAGATCGCAATCCTACGAGACAATCGTTACGATAATGTCTGACAGAAAATCTGAACATATCTCCGCGAATTTTAATCAAAATCGCGAcattttgaaatgtttgtctTTTGTGTTTCTTCTTACTTTTGCCTGGCCAATAATAATCGataacagtaataataataatataaataaaataaacgtgAAATGGCCATGAGGACACGTTCTCGCTAACCCGGGATCGAAGTGAGGAGATCTTTCTGATTCTTGGATTACGTTAACCGCAATGCATAGCGAAATCGAATGTAGGTTAACTCGTGGTTTCTGACGACTAAATAATACTCCTTGGTCATTCGTTCGGCGCATTGGTTTAGCCGCTTCTTGGCCAAGAACTGCGCGTTAACCTATATGATACAAATTCATTAAATATCTGAAATGCAAGAGCCGATTTTTTTAATCGTATTACAGCAAAATCTGACTGTTTCTATTAAGCGATAAATgtgaattaataatatatagttTCTAGAATTGGATAGTTAATTAAATTGTTCAATTAACAATTACtatgatatatatttacatagtaTTTATGTAAGTAATGGAATTTTAgataacgaaagaaagaaaccgTTATCGTTTGCGGTAAAAATATTCGCAACTGAGCGAGTCGCTTCTATAGAAACATTATCTAAAGGTAAATCGTTTTACGATAAAACTTGAAACTAAACCGTCAGAGTAGAAGCATTGGAATTTTCTGATATTTTTAACTATATTCATTTTTCTAGAAAAGCAAGACACAGGTTTctcgaaaaataattttaaaaagcttCCCCAAAActttggaaaatttaaaaacttCCAACTtcaatctttaaaaaaaaaaaaaaaaaaaaaaataggaagaaCAAGCAAATAATACAAATCCATTAAACAACCCCCTTAAACTTGGAAATGTTTAGGGATCTGTCAACATCTGTTATTAATATTCGTTAATTCCTTTTCTCTccgaaaaaaaaagtaaaaaccaAAGTCAATTAGAAGCAACTTAAGGAAATTTCTCCGATAAGATGcaaaaagatgaaataaatacaAACGAAGGAACGAAGGAAAGGGAATAAGAATGacaagtttaaaaaaaaaaaggaggggaAGTAATTTATTTGCCTAAATTATATACAGATACGTCTTGATTATGAATTCAGTAAGCACCGAATTGTTACGATTGGTAGTTCTGGGGATGGAAAGCAGGCGTGCCGAACGCAGGTTGACCTTGAGCAGGATACGAAGGTGCTGCGCCAGGAAATACTTGTGCAGCAGGAGCACCATATTGAGCGTTGTATGGAGCTGGAGCTGCTGGACCAGCATAAACTGAAAGGAAGTAAGAAACGATGCAATTGTCTATTACCGATTCTTGATCTggtgaaaaatttgaaataaacctgtttatttctcttttctatGGACGGAGACAAGTTATTAGAAACTTGTAGATCCGATAATTTGTGATCGATTCTATCATTattctgataaaataaaaatgattattcGATAATGATAACAATTAATAGTCGGTAAGTCGcccaaataaatattataatgctTTACCATATTCCTCGATGAGGTTGAGGAAGAGCagaaaatatcgatttttaCCGTTACACTGTATATCTGCAGTTGTCGATCTTCCAATTAAAAGGTGCAAATTATAGCAACCAAGGCTTAAAAAATCGATCAAGGTGACATGTCAAGGAAGCTTAAAATTCCTTTTCGTGATTTATTCACACGAGTCATTTAATCAGTTCCAATTTGCTTTAGGATCGGCAGTCGAACGAATCGGGACAAGAGGAACCGGTTCCTGTCTGACCTTTCCCCTTCGTTATTAATGATGCAAGCGTCCATTTAAAGAGATCGAGACAATAAAAatggtttatttaaaaatagcTGGTTGCTTTCTAATTCTCGTTAGTTCAATCTCTCGCACGGTTCTTTCTCtccttggaaaaagaaaaatatggtaCTCGATTAGTTCGTCATCTTCGACGTCAGTTATTTGTTACAAAGCACCAGTTTCGAATAACTAGAGTGAAACTCGTTCCTGACCTACGACGTCGTTGTTTGATATTCCAGAAGAGAAATGGCCGGGTCACGATTATATTCGTAACGATTAGTGGCCATACAGGCCATTCTCACAGGAACAATCGAACGATTAACTTGTTGGGCAATCAGTTGGTTCTTACGTTGCATCAGGGTGTTACGAACGTATTTATAACTGGTCAGAGTTCAGTCGTTCCTGACTGTAGAAATTCCTCGATTCGATTTGCAGAAAATATTACATCATCGAAATTGTATCGAAGCTACGATAGAAAAAAGTTCTTGTTGGAATTATTGGAAACAGACTTTTGTAAGTAAGACATTTTTTAATAACTATATTTTTGCTCTGTCCTGCTTTATAATTCTTAACGAATCAATGAATTATTCATTTGTGAATCAAATTATTCTAATTCTCTAGATTAAACGttaggaaattagattaaaaattattctgTTTCACAATACTCGTTATTTTATCCCATCACTGGCATACTTTTTTTAATGTATGTGTTACGCTTAACGTTGCGTTATTTCAATGTATCAGATACATTACATGAAATAAGAAACAAAACGATTTACATACATTTGTGTCATTCTTCCCGCTATCCGATCCTTGTACACGCTATTTCATACAAGAATCGTTATCATTTTTGTTCAAGCATATTTAACATTATGTGTATCCTAAATTCTCACGTTacattcaaatattttacataaaggTCTGACTTAGATAATTGGCAAAATAATCTACCATTTATGTATATTAAACTAGTTATTTCTTATTTGAGCAGTGTGACTACTTCAATCACATTATATCAGATACCTTCGATATTATACTTCACTGAGTATCGTATAAGGATTAATGCTCTGTATTAAACGAACAGAAAATGAGAATGCTACAAATATCGAAAAGATTTACGATAAAAAGActatagaatattataataaaggAACTTCGGAGTTATTATGTGCGTGTTGAAGTGGCTTCAAATTTACTGAATTTTTTCGAATATTCTCCTctaatatctgtaataaattagtaaatagAAAACATTCAGATTTTAAGGaagaatattttcaataaaGAAGGGCAccttaaaacgaaagaaactattAAATCTGCAAAAACATAGACTAACAATCAAAAGTAGTTTCCAGTTATCTGTTTTTAGTTTCCATAACAATCTTGTCCAATTATATTCCAAATATATCGGATTCCTCCTCAAGCAGAATCCCTCAGAGCGAACGTACCTTGGCCTTGCACTTCCGGTTTGTATTCCTGCGCAAATTTATACGCCCTTGCTTCGGCCTCCGCCAGTTCCGCCAACCTGGCGGCCTTAAGAGCAGCCACTTCCGGCGTATCGATTACGGTTCCATCCTCGGCTAGAGGCGCTGGAACAAACCTAGCGGTATTCGTAGAGAAACTTTGTTGGCCAATGAAGTTCGTGTTTCCGGTATAATATGGCTGGTACGCCGGGTTAGGTTGACTATACGATGGTGCTGGAACTGGAATTTGTACGATTGGTTTTGTGAGTATACACGATtagtaaaattgaaaaatgagaGAAACGTGGTTAAAACttattcgaaatattaaaaatactggAACTGAAATTTTTGTCGTTGACTTTTTGAGTGCACAGTTTACAAATTTATTAGGAACATTAAGGATATCCATTTGTTATTTATGATCTATTAAAGGTGTTAAAAATACCAAAAATATAATCATGGTAGAACTAAAATTTTCGTGGTTGCTCTTCTCAGTACTTATTTGATAATGTTGGTAAAATGAAAAGTTTTACTTGTGATTTTTTACTTAACACCGTTGCCTTCTTCCGGTCCATATACCCAATAGATGTTACTACAATTTACTAGAATTTATTAGATATTTCATTTGGCTATTCAGTGTaatttttgtaccttttgtatatTCAACGCTTTTTATGAACAAATACTTGAAAAAGGGAAGATATCTGAAGAGATACAAAGTGAAGAAGAAGCGAGGAGGACAGcagaattaatataaatattattttacctgGAGCTGGTTGATGATAGTTTGGTGCAGGTTGATGATACTTTGGCGCAGGAAGCTGACCTGCTTGGTTTGGCGAGGAAGCAGGAATGATATGCGGCTGGGTCGGTACTGGATTGTATTCAGACGACTGGGGTTGATTCTTGCTTTCTTCCGCCGCTCTAGCCGCTGCTCTGGCGAATTCCGCAAAGTGTGCAGCCTTCGCCTGAGCGACTTCTGGCGTGTCGATCACGTTCCCATCTTGGCCAACCGGTGCTGGAGGCGCGAACCTTTGAGGTCCTGGCTGAGGGTGGACCTGGGGCTCGACGAAAGAGGGCGGTGCGCCGAGGAAACCGGCTCTGCAGCTCGCTACCGTAACGATTAAGACGATCTAGAATGAAATAGGAACGTTAAGAAGGTACAAAAAGAAATTGCGAaatgattaataaaataaaatacatttttgtgctgatttatatttttctggATACAACAAAGTGAGATTTTCTAATTAATTCGACagattaagttatatcgtattagggaTGTATACGAGttgagaatttttaattaagtaCGATCTTCTGCTCTCGTTTTAGTACTTGGATAGAAAGCATGTTTAGGTATAATGATTCCCCTCTATACATTTCGCTATATACAGAACAAAATTGTCCTTCCATGGATCTAAATAAGCTTTGAAACGCAATCGTCTAGTCTCGTATGCTTCAACGTTGTTTATTCGTGAAATGAAAGTTACAAATTTTGAAATTCAACATTTGCGAATTTAGcgattttcaaattttccaatGAACAATTTACAATTTGAGAATGTTGTAGTACAGATAGAACTCAACTCAGAGGGCATGATTTTGATCAACTTTTTCCTACCTATGTTACTGACGGTCGGCCTTAGTTTCCGGGACATTTGCAAAAAGCTGTCGCTACTATTACAGAGAATACTACGTAGATTTTAGCGTCTATGGCAGCGTCTGTGTTAGTTACCAATGGCTGGCTgaatatttcgttttattttttttttttttttgtgaataTTTTGGTAACTAAAAAGCGTGTTCAACCCTTATGTGTATAAGAAAAAGTTGTTTAAAATATCCATTTCTACAACATCGGAAAATCATCGAGATCCGGAGGATAGTCGGTCCTGCTACAGTTTCCCCAAATTACAAACGAACTAAATTTCaaatacaattattttaacaaaaacTTCAAGCGTGCCTAACGAAGTTTGCCGCTCCCtaagagaaattgaaaaaaattttatCACAAAAGCCACTCCAAAAATCTTGGAAAACTCCTCTTTAACATATCTATAAACCCTAAACCCATTCTACCTCCTATCGTATCTCTAAGCTCCGCGTGGGCCTCTACCGACCTGATCTACCCTAACCTTTCACTTTCCTTTGTTCTTCACGTCGCCCTATCCACTCACGCGAGCAGGACACTCACCAATCCTCTCATAgtatctttctctcttcctctcttccctCTATAATCCCTCTCTCTAAAATCCTTCTGAGCttgtttcctcttttttttgaAAGCGCTGCTGGTGACCAGTACTCGCTTGTTTCCGCTGCAGCCACGGTTAACCCGGCCCGGCCCGACGTTTTGTGTTCCTGGTGAACGGCTGTTGGTAGCATTTATAGCGGTGATCATCCGCCCCCTCCCACGTGGACCACGATTGGCCACGATCTGGAGGGAGCCAAGGAGGTGATCGGCGAACCCACGTAGCCTGGGAAGCGCGCCAGGAAAAAGGATACTCCCTCCCTTCGGTTACCCGGCTGGCAGGACCTTGGCATTTCAACGGGGTCCATGCACTCCTGTACCGGAAGGATGGGACCCGAGATACTGCGACGGGGCTCATGAAGAAGGTTTTGGCTAGGTCCGCGTCAGGATGTGTCAGGATAGCTTTGGATCGAATTGCGATAAAGGATCAGAGATTTGGAGATTGTAAATAAATCTCAAGTTTGTAGATCGTTTCTTATCATGGCAAGCTTTAGTTGCTTGGAACGAAGTGGACTGGACAGTGGCAGTCAATTTGAGATTTGGATTCAGACGCAGTTGAGAAGCAGGGATTTTGGAATTCGATATTAGGTGAAGGTTTCGATATAGATTCTTTAATCGCGGAAAGCTTTAGTTGGAATAAAGTGAAATTGAGAGAGGAGTAAATTGTGGATTTAGATCGGATTGCGATTAAAGTTGAAGGTTTTAGACCGTATAATTGCGGAAAGCTTTAGTTGGTTGGGATAAAGTGGAATTGAGGGTGGATTAAATTTGGGATTTGAAATGATGATTTGAAATTAGATTAGAATTGATATACGtacataaaagaatatttatggGCACTACTTCGATATTCGATAGAATTGGAAGGTTCAGTGGTTAAGTATGATCACTTAGAAGCGAGTTATAAGTGGCTTGCCGATGAGTatcgaattaaataaaattagattGGTTGGAAGAGCTAAAGAATTTTGTGAGTGGGAAAAATATACACATAGTGTCTAGATACAGAATTATTAGGAGCGTGGGATTGGTAGAGGTATAGAATTATAGCTTCAAAGATCAGTAGGGTTACTGAGGTATGCAATTTGTAAGGAGGAGATCACCGAAGACATTAAAGCTGTAGGAgtagaaaattattcttttaagATTTTACAATCTCTTCTATAATTCTACGATATTTTGAGAGATCGTAGAATTTTTGGATTAAACAAATAGAATTAGCGAAATGTTTCAGGAGAAATACAGTTAAGAAAATTATTCACTTacgatattataaaattgtCCCTAGCTACGTGCGTAAGTTACAGCTTAACAAATTTTCTAGCATCGTTGTAAAGTGCTAAACCAAAGTACCCGAGACATCGTCTAATTTGCGAGCAGAACGCAATGAGAAGGTAGACAACAACTACGTTTCTGGTAATCAGGGACCTGAGAAACCTCGTGAGATTCGTACATCACATGAGAAATAGGTTACATCGTGATAGAGGAAGTTACATCCGAGACACTTTTCTTTCTAATTACATATGGGAAATAGTTGTATGTTCGCACTTATGAGAAGATGCTTAATGTAATAATAGTACAATGTCTACATCTCcctttcgtattttatttccttttctctttaaaATATAAAGTTCTTCCATatctaaatttattaaaaattcgaaaCTAATTTATACTATCCTCTCTGTttgaatatttatcaaatattctttttctcttAATTATAAATTGTAGAAATTTTACTTAGAAAGTATGTTATCAAGGGTTTTGCGAATTCTAATAATTTCAGTCATTTTTTAAAGCAGTAATGGACAAGTTCATTAAGCCGTCGTTTATCATATATGAAATAAAACTTGTCGAGATCTCTctccattttgttttatttctccTCTCGCCCAACATTTCGTTGTCCTTTAAAACAAAGCGGTGCATGGGAGTGTTAAACGACTTACCAACCCTGAACGAACGAAGGACTCGAGGCTGAAGGACACTCTGCAGCAAGAACGCATTCCTTCGATATTTTTGCATCGCTCTCGAAGTATGATTATAGTGTACGAAGTCAGATCGTTCGATCAAAGAAATCGATTCGTATGAAAAATTCGTGTCATGCCTGGCAGAGGTGTCATGATTAATTAACAGGTATTAACAAGAACATTAACGACTATATTATATGTCTGATTTATTATTAGTCGtgattttttcatttattgatTTATCGCGACTTATTGTTCCGACACATGTTGAATTTTGTATTGTTCCAAGAGTAGAAGTATCGGATccttttcaaaatttaattaataactgtgtaataataatttataaacattACATATACACGTGTACAAATGAAAtaccaaaaatataaaattatatttcattcgtTCCATTCTCGAGATTGTGAATAAATAACGAGCCAACCAGAATCTCAATGCAACCATAAATTATTGATACGGAAATTAAATCTACGATTTCTACATTGATCGTTTCAATAGCTACCTGTTTTAAGCGATATCGATACAATAAAGTAGATCGTTAACGAAATGTAGAtacataattaaaatttgtgCAATTCATCAATTACGGCTGTCCATAGTCAAATAACTTAAGAGacattgaaaaaattaatcttTCGTGACATCAAGTGATTAAAACGTAACAGACAGAAACATTTTTTGTTCGAGCCAGAATTTATCGAACGACAACTATCTcgatttaataatgtttatttaAATCGTTGACTATTGTAAGATTTCTTAAGACATCTCTTGTAAGAAtcaatgtatattttaataattacgaataatcaaaatttttctatttgttcaaataaaaatagttttttcaataatcaaaatataaatttaaaattcatttgaAACAAAATTTACTCATAACGAAATTTTAAACATCCAACGTTTATTCGAGAGCAAATCCAAAACATCCAAACTTAAGTTATAAAGAAATTCGAAGAAATTCGGAATGTCCAACATCTATGTAACAAAATATTCCAACTTATATTCAATCGATATTCCTCATAATGGTCTAATAACTTTAAGAAATCGATTAATGTAATTGATCGAAGCAAATGTCGAAAGAAACAATCAAATAAGCGTCAAAGGCAAGAAAATAACTACGAGGACTGTTTTGTCACCCTATTGCATGTGTAATTGGGAAATCGCGAATATTTGCTTGTCCAGGTGTCACAATCGCCGAAGACAATTTTCAATTGGCGAAATAACAATCGTAAAAACGATTTTGTAACTGCGTACGAGTAATATTAGAAAGCCGGCGTGTTCCCTTTTTTCTCAATCGATTGGGAGAAACCCTTTGATATTACATCACGGatcaatttttcaattactGTATTGCGGTCATCTcttgaaaatatttcgttatcaATACGGGTCAGAGACTACGAGAAAGAAAATTTGTCAAAGTTTGTTTCGTATCTTTGccttataaaattatttttcaattatcgaAATTAGTCAGCAAAAAAGTACATTAATATTTCCAGCAAAAGTTTTTCAAACGTTGATCAGGATTTTTTGTAgatgtaataaaatttttaaatgggCGTTCTAAATTTGTAAATGTCACACTTTTATACCAAATTATTTCTCAACAATCAAAATTAGTCATCGACTATGAAAAAGGGCataaatttttttctatattttcagagaaatagttaaaattttattacaatgaTAAATGAATAATTTAGAAAGGTAAGAGAGTAAACTATAAAAatgatcaatttttattttagttttgaCGGAATATTTGCTTCGGGAATTTTTATGATACGAACaaagtgaaatattttatcGCTATTTAATTAATCTAGAAACTCATTAAGATCATCTACTTAATTTATGTACATATTGTGTCCGACACATTTGTACTTAATTAGAAGTCATTAAGAACGCATTGTGTACCTAAAAAAAAAGCGAGATAGTCGCTTTAATCTTTTTCTCCCGAATTCCAAGATCGCTTTATCGCAAGACAACCAACATTTACGGAATTAAATatgaaatgtaatttattatatcagaaataaaagatatttcatttacataaaaaattgttttttaattcctAAGAGAAAGACGTAAAAAGTAGAAATTAAGTAACAAATTCCTAGAATTACTTTAGTAATTAgttattattaaacaaattttacagTCGAAACTCTTAGAAGTTTTATATGTAGAACActaaaaaatttagaaaatttgtaatcttcttttatttataatcgTATGTTTTTGTCTGTGACAATGTTTTTAAAATGATCGGGGAAATTATTTGACCGATGGATTCAGTCAATAACCAGTCCTCTCGATCGAGATAAGCTATCGTAATAGTCTCTTTTTAGAGGCACGCCCCGTGATTGAGGAACAAACTCGTCGACCGTGAATATCGTAATTTTCGTGACTTTGAAACGAGTGTTACTCGAAGGACACTGAACTCTTTCCGAAGTCCTCTGGAGCCGGAAGTCCATTGTGTATTTATCTTAACCAACAAATATAACATTTTCTAACAACTTCATTACCCTATTTACTTACTTTCCAATTCGTTTAAGTACGATTATATAATACTTTAAAGTATCACAAAATTATTAGCATCGGTGTATTATACGTGtaattacaatattattatacactATTAACTAAATTTatctaattaaataaaatgtatgATTAAGAAACTTGCCGAGTTATTCTACAATTTCTGAAGGTTTATATTTCTGAACAAATCGAGACACGATAGTGAGCTTCGTAGCTGCCATCGTAAGAACATGTCGTTGTTATAGTCTCTTGACAATAGTGATCGAATTTATTTCTACCTCTCGGAGCGTGTGCGTACGTGGACAATACTCTTCGTGGGCGCAGGAAAAGGCTCGAGTAGCGACCTTGACTGCCTCGTATTCCTCGATATCCTGACGAAGGAACGGCGTGAAACAGAGGTTCCCAAACGAAGGGTGAGAAATGCATGGAAAATTTATGTGCGATATTACTTAGCTTTCGACAAAGTTGCGGTTCGATATTGACTGAGTTTATGATCATTTTTGTCCGATGTATCATCCGAGAATTttagtttggaaattttttgtAGCATAAAATTGCGTATGATAATGTTACTACATACAGGATGTTTCTAGGCTATAACTCTGTCCCAGGAGGAAAATTTTACACTGTTTAACGCGATTCATGTACTCTTCCTTTGAAAGGGTCTCTATAATCTTTTATAAAGCATTCGATGCGTT
This genomic stretch from Bombus vancouverensis nearcticus chromosome 16, iyBomVanc1_principal, whole genome shotgun sequence harbors:
- the LOC117160166 gene encoding uncharacterized protein LOC117160166 produces the protein MRGLIVLIVTVASCRAGFLGAPPSFVEPQVHPQPGPQRFAPPAPVGQDGNVIDTPEVAQAKAAHFAEFARAAARAAEESKNQPQSSEYNPVPTQPHIIPASSPNQAGQLPAPKYHQPAPNYHQPAPVPAPSYSQPNPAYQPYYTGNTNFIGQQSFSTNTARFVPAPLAEDGTVIDTPEVAALKAARLAELAEAEARAYKFAQEYKPEVQGQVYAGPAAPAPYNAQYGAPAAQVFPGAAPSYPAQGQPAFGTPAFHPQNYQS